The Glycine max cultivar Williams 82 chromosome 3, Glycine_max_v4.0, whole genome shotgun sequence sequence CTTGATGCTGATTTGATATTGTCTTTTAAAATTCGTTGATGTAGGTGGTGGGAGGGTTTTGGAGCCGTGCCAAACAATTCTTAATTCAACTTCTAGTAGTTTAAAAACTGGCAAGCTTCCTCGGAACTTAACTAATTTGAATGAGGTTGGGGTTGGCCAAACTTTCAAATCCAAGAGTGTGGTGCATGATAAAGCTGAGGAGCTTGAGTTGTCTTGTGGGAGAGGGAAGCCCAATCCAATGCAATCTTCCCAGATGGGACTTGGGGGCCGAGAACAGTGTGGAGTTATGGAAATGGATGTGAATCAAGTAACACAATCAGCACCTGATAGCCCGCCCTTTTGTGATACCAAAGGTTCAGATAATGACTGCAGTGATCAAGATAGTGAGCATGTAAGGAAACATACTCTCTTATTTATGGTCTTCTGTTtgtacacagttaaatcaatgGTAGGTCTGATCCTATTTCAACATGGTTTCTCATTCTCACAAACACTTCATTTCAGCCATTACCTCCTGGCAGATTGGAAAATTCTTCACTAAACAGAGCAAGCGCAGGAAATGgaaatttgaaagaaagaatGGGACAGCTTAGGTCTGAAAGTTCGGTCTCTGAAACTGAGGGTCTGGCAAGGGATCTCAAGAGACAGAAGAATCTGGACTTTAAACCTGGAAAGGACCCTGGCGCACCATTGCCCACAAATGCTTCAATTGACTTGTGTCCAATTGGAAGGATCTGCTCATTTTGCCAATCCTCTAAAATCTCAGAGGTAATATTTCATGTGCATCAATTTCCTGCATGTTATCATTGCCAGTGTATCCCCCTTTTCACTGAAAACTATGCTATCCTTATGCTATATATGTTGCTGGGCTAATTGTTGAAGCTATTTTCTGGTCTTCATGGTGATGAATTTTTGTAGGTTACTGGACCAATGCTGCATTATGCAAATGGGAACTTAGTTACCGGAGATGCAGCCATGAAACCAAATGTTGTACCTGTGCATAGAATTTGCATTGACTGGTATGCTAACTTGATATTTTGAGTATTCATTGTTCATTACTATAGCCTCCTAGTCTGTATATTTGATGGAATTGTTTGGACTTGTGAAGCCACCTAAACACAGATACCAAATCCTGAATGATTATGTGTTCAAAACTTTTTAATATGCAACCATTACACATTTTAGTATCTTTTGgctttctttttgcattttgCTGATTAATGGGGTATAAACTTTTGGAATCCAGGGCACCACAAGTGTACTTTGATGGTGAAGTGGTTAAGAATTTGAAGGCAGAGGTGGCAAGGGGAGCAAAACTTAAATGCAGTAAATGTAATCTAAAGGGAGCTGCTCTTGGCTGCTATGTCAAATCCTGTAGAAGAACTTATCATGTTCCTTGTGCAATGGACATCTCAGATTGCCGTTGGGATCATGTACTTTCTCATATTAaagctattattttttaaattgcttAAAAAATACTTGTGCTTTGTATTTATCTAAACTTTGCTGGGGCATTAATTGGTTCAGGAGGATTTTCTCTTGCTCTGTCCTGTCCATTCAAATGTCAAATTTCCATGTGAGAAAATTAGGTCCAAGAAACAGGCAACACAGAAGCATCCCACTTTGTCTCATCtgtatgttttcttgttttttgctATATATTTAAGCATTATTATAATCTCATTCACTTCCAATGTTTTGGTGAATTTACAGGATTTCAAATCATTTGCTTATTTACTTTCAACATTTAATGTCAATGGTTTAGACCACAAATTAAAGTACAATGCATGCTActatgataataaatattatagttCATCTCTGAAATCAGAGAAGTTTGCATATTTAATAGATGCATCAAGGTTTGATCCTATTACTGAGTAACTGCTGTATACAGGCCATCTCACCACTCAAATCCTCTTGAAGCTTCCCATGATGATGATGTAAAATTAGTATTTTGTGGATCTGCTCTATCAAATGAAGAAAAGGTTAGTATGAAAGTTGTGCTTTCTTTCATGAAGTTTATTTGTCATCTTCAATATCTttaccatttttcttttttgggacTTCTActtaattgcaaaaaaaaaaaaaggatgctGAATCTTTTAATAAGTTGAACGATTTGacttaaaataagtgtttatttGTAAATCTTGTGTCTCTACCTGTTGATGTGTATACCTTTTGAGGAGCACACTGCATCACTCTGCTTTATGTATCATGTTTTAACTAATTGATATATTTTCCTGACAATTTCTTTTCTGTATTTTCTTCTTGATGCTGCAGGTACTTTTGATCAATTATGCAAGCAAGGTTGGTGCTACTGTGACCAAGTTTTGGACCTCAAATGTCACTCATGTAATTGCAGCAACTGATGCACATGGAGCATGCTCCAGGACATTGAAAGTTCTGATGGCAATTCTAAATGGACGATGGGTTCTAAAAATGGATTGTAAGTTGTTTAAGTTTTTTGTTTAATGTTTGCTTACTTGAGTTGACACttatctttgattttaattCTAGACAAATATTGGTGATTTTAATTTGAGGGTTTTAGTTTGGAAAATGGCTTTCATTTTGGCAGACATGAAAACAAGGTCAATTATGTTCTGTGTTTTAGTTTCCCCTGATGAATTATAAATTGACCCTAGTAAAAGTTACTCTTGATCTAAATATTTGACATTGTTGTAATGATTCAATCATATTAACAAAACCTGTtgataaattcatttatttttctactcATGAAAATCTTGAAATACTACTAATTTGGCATGAAATCTTGTTAGTTACTAATATAGCATCAAATACAGGGTCCATTTGTTTAAGCttatttaaaaaacacttttaaataGAACAagtagttttctattttttatgtgtagtctaaactttttttaaagcaGTTTTCTATTTCTTTAAGAAGGAAATTCTATTTGCTTCTTAaaacattacttttttttaaatcacctttttaaagtttaaacaaattggCATAACATCTCCTTTTTTAGTAATCCTAGGATCCACATTGGGCTCCTTGCACCAGGAGCCTGGGGTGTGTTGTGGTGAAAGGAAATTAGTATGGAGAGTATTTGTACGGATCTAACCTTGATACTCTTGTTGCACGTATTTGGCACCTAGCCACCTACTAATTGGTTTGCTAACATGAGAAATTTGTGTTGGTGCTTGAAACTTAATTTTCTACTTATGCTCCTGCACCTAGTAATATTTTTTCCTGTCTAATCCATGTTTAACTGTATGACTGGGTGGTCTCACTCTTGTGTGCTATTTATGTGTCCATGTTATACATTCTGTTTTTTTAATgcttattcatatttttgtatTCATGTTGATGCCATCTATTTTGTACTGTAGGGATAAAAGCATGCATGGAAGAGGTAAATCCTGTGGAGGAAGAACCatatgaaattaatcttgacaACCAAGGGTGTCAAGGTGGCCCAAAAGCTGGCAGACTTAGGGCATTGGCCAATGTAAATATTCTTTCATTGCATTGTATGTTCATGTAAAGACATGGATTGTGTTTCTTGCACTGTCGAAGTTTATAATATCAAATGCCTCTAATTTTCCTTCTCAACCAACTGAAGCATCTAGATGGATATGTTAAGGCTATATGTTCTGTTTCACTCAGTAGTGACTTGTTGACTAACATTTGTATTTCTTGTCTTTGAGGCTTACGATATCCATTGATATTCATTGTTAAAATACTTGCTAAATCTCTTCTTTTTAAGTTCTACACTAATATTCCAATTGTTGTGGTAGCAGGAGCCAAAGCTATTCAATGgcttaaagttttatttttctgggGATTATGTGTCAACTTATAAGGAAGATCTCGAAGAATTAATTGAAGTGGGAGGAGGTACTGTTTTGAGAAGCAAGGAAGAATTGGAATCACAAAGACATGAATGCAAAGGAGATTCTTCACAGTTGCTGATTGTTTACAACCTTGATCCTCCTCAAGGATGCAAATTGGGGGAGGAAGTTTCAATTCTTTGGCAAAGGCTAAACGATGCAGAGGATTTAGCTGCTAACACTTTACAAGTCATTGGTCACACATGGATTCTTGAATCAATTGCTGCATGTAAATTGCAGCCTTTTGTTAACTAAAATGCATTAGGTAGCTGATATTTTGCCTATCACTTGATAGGGTGTTCGTTCTCCAGAAGAATTGGTCAATTGTGTACATGATATAGCTTGAATTTATTTTGTCTTACTCTGGTCACTGGATGTTAGGGTGTAATATTTATGTAACATTAGTTTTGTCTGCTCTTTTACTAACTTGGTTTTGTTTGCTCTTGCCTCTAATCTCAAAGAACTTTGAATAGGTAATAACATGTTTAATGGTTCAGTTCCCACTGAGATAGGATTGATATCTGGGCTTCAAATTCTTGAATGGAATAACATTGCGGCTAATGGGAAAATTCCTTCTTCCTTGGGCCAACTCAAGGAGCTATGGAGTCTTGATCTCAGAAGTAATTTTTTGAACTCTACAATTCCTTCTGAACTTGGCTCATGCACAAATCTAAGCTTTTTGAGTTTAGCAGGGAATAATTTGTCTGGTCCTTTGCCTATGTCATTAACTAATCTGGCTAAAATATCAGAATTGGGATTatcagacaattttttttttggtcaactTTCTGCATCACTCATCTCTAATTGGAGTCAATTGATCTCCTTGCAAGTCCAAAACAATACATTTACAGGAAACATTTCTCCACAGATTGGcctgttgaaaaaaaaataactacctCTCTGTACAATAATCTGTTCTCTGGTTCCATTGCCAAAGAGATTGGAAACCTGATGGAAATCAAGAGTTAGACCTTTCACAAAACAGATTCTCTGTTCCAATTCCACCAACACTTTGGAATCTGACAAACATCCAAGTCACGAATCTTTTCTTCAATGAGTTCTCTGGAACCATTTCCACGGATATTGAAAACTTGACCTCACCAGAAATCTTTGATGTCAACACAAATAACTTGTATGGGGAGTTGCCAGAGACCATTCTTCAACTAAATGCCTTAAGAAATTTTTCTGTGTTCACCAATAATTTCACTGGCAGCATTCCCAGAGAATTTGGAAAGAGTAATCCTTCTTTGACTCATGTCTACCTTTCAAACAGCTTCTCTGGAGAACTGCATCCTGACTTGTGCAGTGATGGTAAGCTAGTTATTTTGGCAGTCAATAACAACAGCTTTTCAGGGCCATTGCCAAAGTCCTTGAGAAATTGTTCATCACTATTTAGAGTCTGGCTTGATGATAATCAGTTAACTGGAAACATCGCAGATGCATTTGGAGTACTCCCAGCTGCAGAAATAAGTTGGTTGGTGAGCCCTcctgggagtggggtgaatgtGTGAACTTAACTCAAATGGATATGGAAAGCAACAAACTTTCTGGTAAAATTCCATTTGAGGTAAGTAAGTTGAGTCAATTAGGGCATCTAAGCCAGCATTCCAATGAATTCTGTAATAttccattttttataaattaatttaaaaagaattgttatttataaataaatagagttttagaaaaatgatgaggtttttgtaattaaataaataaggaaaaataactttattaaaataataatgatttgagagaaaataaaaagggtatctatttgataaaaaataaaatagagtttgttttaataaaataataaaaataaataaatagagtaaataataggttgtgaaccctagctataaataaggAAATGTTAGGTCATAGCTTCTTAGTCTCCTTTTCTCCTCAATTTTGTGAACCGTTgaatcgtcgtgaaatttaagcATCAGGTTTGCAACTCAATTTTGAGTATTCGCGTCGTTGGGAATTACAAAAAGATGTCGGAGTTGAGAGAAATATCCTTCACATTGTAACTTTTCCTTTCCGGTAGAAATTCAGAGCTgactcggtaaaactacgatcctaaactcgttaaccattggattgtcgtgaaattttgatatgtgttTCGCGATTCATTTCTGCACGTCTTCAGtgttgggatttgcaaaataatgtctTTGGATGGAGAAAGACACATCGCACGTAGGACCATGGAATGGAGACTTCAATCCATTCTCCTTTAACGTTTAGGAACCTTAATAGAGCAACCGGAGGAAGAGCTCTAGAGAGCATTAGAAATGCCACAATTGATAACAGAGAACGCTTTAGTGACTACATCGAGGTAAGAGATGAATTATttacaattggggattagtgagaactagggatccttagagtattaattggaataaattttgaggtgtttttgcaatttttgtttctatccttataattataagtGTGAATTATATACGTTTGATGAAtcagttgatgtcccaatgagaaattgttatgaaattgatgtgttcttcttgagtgtgaaccctataaattgaACTTTTGTCTAATTAGCGGGAATAGATGAAATTAAATAAGTAGAGATTTAGCGTGAGAGGGAGTCAgacattgattttgtattttttccttttcatgctttttaggtttttttatagtttaaaattaatattatatttgaaattgaccaaagatTTCTAGTAGATTTTGATGGCCTTGTTTTAagccgaatatatttttaataaattatatttgataacaGTGAAGTAAATGTGAATCTTTTATCCATGTGAATTTgtatatcaatatatttatatattttatttatttatgtatacgtcaggtagagggtgtcacaaattCAGTGGCCATATCCCACCTGAAATTAGAAATCTATGCCAACTTTTATTGTTCAACGTGAGCAGTAACCATTTATCAGGAGAAATACCCAAGAGTTATGGCAGATTGGCTCAGCtaaattttcttgatttatCAAATAACAACTTCAATGGAAGCATTACTAGATAGCTCGGTGATTGCAATCGCTTACCGAGTCTGAATTTAAGCCATAACAATCTATCCGGGGAGATACCATTTGAACTTGGCAATCTGTTCTCAGCCCAAATCATGTTGGACCTCAGCAGCAACTCTCTTTCTGGAGCTATCCCCCAAAACCTTGAGAAGTTAGCATCATTGGAGATTCTCAATGTCTCACACAACCATCTATCAGGGACAATCCCACAATCATTTTCCAGCATGCTCAGCCTTCAGTCTATTGATTTTTCTTACAACAACTTGAGTGGTTCAATCTCCACAGGTCGTGCTTTCCTGACAGCAACAGCTGAAGCCTATGTTGGCAACTCAGGTTTGTGCGGTGAGGTAAAAGGATTAACTTGTCCCAAAGTGTTTTTGCCAGACAAATCCAGAGGGGTTAACAAAAAGGTTCTTCTAGGTGTTATCATACCAGTTTGTGGCTTATTTATTGGGATGATTTGTGTTGGAATCCTGCTAAGCTGGCGGCACTCCAAAAAAAGCCTTGATGAAGAGTCCAGAATTGAAAAAAGTAATGAGTCTATTAGCATGCTGTGGGGAAGAGATGGAAAATTCACATTTTCTGATCTTGTTAAGGCCACCAATGGCTTCAATGACATGTACTGCATTGGAAAAGGAGCATTCGGAAGTGTTTATAGAGCACAAGTACTCACAGACCAAGTTGTTGCTGTTAAAAGGCTCAACATATCAGACTCTGATGACATTCCAGCAGTGAATCGCCAGAGCTTTCAGAATGAGATAGAATCACTTACTGAAGTGAGGCACCACAATATAATAAAGTTTTATGGGTTCTGTTCTTGCAGGGGACAAATGTTCTTGGTTTATGAACATGTACACAGAGGAAGTTTGGGGAAAGTATTGTATGGAGAGGAAGGAAAATCGGAGCTAAGTTGGGCCACAATGCTGAAAATTGTGCAGGGAATAGCACATGCAATTTCATACCTGCACTCTGACTGCTCCCCACCAATTGTGCACCGGGACGTAACACTGAATAGCATACTACTAGACTCCGACTTAGAACCTCGTCTTGCAGTTTCCAGCACTGCAAAGCTGTTAAGCTCAAACACTTCAACATGGACGTCAGTTGCTGGATCCTATGGCTACATGACTCCAGGTACATGTTGCaaccaatttattttcttgggtatataatcattattataaaTCATGCTATCGAGTGGCATTGGCACTCTTGTTTATgcagtattaaatatatattacatgatttaattagaatatgaGTTAAATGGTCTAACTTAAAAGCATATTTATCAAATGATTTAATCATACATCGGCAagtatgttaatttttataataattaccttaAAGTCATATTAAGAATGATTTCTGATTGGTTGATAGGTGAAATATTACAGTGATTGTGCATGACAATCAAACTCCAATAAATAGTTTCTTTCTTAgtacaatttttatttctttaaccaATGTCTTGGTATACTCTTGTGTCATATACAGTGCTTTAGAGAGTTAGAGTTGCATTCAGCATATATATACTCTTGCTATATTCATActtatgatataaattaaagGGTGAGATGATTCACTAACAAATTTGGAATTTGCAGAACTAGCTCAAACAAAGAGGGTCACTGACAAGTGTGACGTGTATAGTTTTGGAGTGGTGGTTTTGGAGATAATGATGGGAAAGCATCCTGGAGAACTCTTGTTTACAATGTCTTCAAACAAGTCTTTGTCATCAACAGAGGAACCACCCGTGCTACTGAAGGATGTGCTTGACCAAAGGCTTCGACCTCCAACGGGCAATTTAGCAGAAGCAGTAGTGTTCACGGTGACCATGGCTATGGCATACACACGTGCGGCTCCAGAGTCCAGACCCATGATGCGTCCTGTGGCACAACAACTGGCATTGGCTACTAAGCAGCCTTGTCTTACAGAGCCATTTGGCATGATAACCGTAAGCAAGCTTACAGCAGGGTTCCACAAATAGTGTATCATGTAGGACAGGGGTCTATGCCATTACTTGTATTAAAAtatgctctttttattttccacACACAATTAAATAAGTATACTTGCTAGTAGAATTATATTTGAAGTTGAaacttaaaataacaataaaggaTAGGCTTGATGATTGAAGCTTCTGTATGATCTACaattgaattagtcatgtgt is a genomic window containing:
- the LOC100785947 gene encoding LOW QUALITY PROTEIN: MDIS1-interacting receptor like kinase 2 (The sequence of the model RefSeq protein was modified relative to this genomic sequence to represent the inferred CDS: inserted 3 bases in 3 codons; substituted 1 base at 1 genomic stop codon), which produces MFNGSVPTEIGLISGLQILEWNNIAANGKIPSSLGQLKELWSLDLRSNFLNSTIPSELGSCTNLSFLSLAGNNLSGPLPMSLTNLAKISELGLSDNFFFGQLSASLISNWSQLISLQVQNNTFTGNISPQIGLLKKXITTSLYNNLFSGSIAKEIGNLMEIKXLDLSQNRFSVPIPPTLWNLTNIQVTNLFFNEFSGTISTDIENLTSPEIFDVNTNNLYGELPETILQLNALRNFSVFTNNFTGSIPREFGKSNPSLTHVYLSNSFSGELHPDLCSDGKLVILAVNNNSFSGPLPKSLRNCSSLFRVWLDDNQLTGNIADAFGVXPSCRNKLVGEPSWEWGECVNLTQMDMESNKLSGKIPFEVSKLSQLGHLSQHSNEFWCHKFSGHIPPEIRNLCQLLLFNVSSNHLSGEIPKSYGRLAQLNFLDLSNNNFNGSITRXLGDCNRLPSLNLSHNNLSGEIPFELGNLFSAQIMLDLSSNSLSGAIPQNLEKLASLEILNVSHNHLSGTIPQSFSSMLSLQSIDFSYNNLSGSISTGRAFLTATAEAYVGNSGLCGEVKGLTCPKVFLPDKSRGVNKKVLLGVIIPVCGLFIGMICVGILLSWRHSKKSLDEESRIEKSNESISMLWGRDGKFTFSDLVKATNGFNDMYCIGKGAFGSVYRAQVLTDQVVAVKRLNISDSDDIPAVNRQSFQNEIESLTEVRHHNIIKFYGFCSCRGQMFLVYEHVHRGSLGKVLYGEEGKSELSWATMLKIVQGIAHAISYLHSDCSPPIVHRDVTLNSILLDSDLEPRLAVSSTAKLLSSNTSTWTSVAGSYGYMTPELAQTKRVTDKCDVYSFGVVVLEIMMGKHPGELLFTMSSNKSLSSTEEPPVLLKDVLDQRLRPPTGNLAEAVVFTVTMAMAYTRAAPESRPMMRPVAQQLALATKQPCLTEPFGMITVSKLTAGFHK
- the LOC100784883 gene encoding BRCA1-associated RING domain protein 1, which translates into the protein MDDSGSKTKLLNPWMLHFQKLALELKCPLCLSLFKRPVLLPCNHLFCNSCLADCITAGSECAVCKTTYAQTDVRHIPFVENVVAIYRSLDATFCASLFQSRSSGGGRVLEPCQTILNSTSSSLKTGKLPRNLTNLNEVGVGQTFKSKSVVHDKAEELELSCGRGKPNPMQSSQMGLGGREQCGVMEMDVNQVTQSAPDSPPFCDTKGSDNDCSDQDSEHPLPPGRLENSSLNRASAGNGNLKERMGQLRSESSVSETEGLARDLKRQKNLDFKPGKDPGAPLPTNASIDLCPIGRICSFCQSSKISEVTGPMLHYANGNLVTGDAAMKPNVVPVHRICIDWAPQVYFDGEVVKNLKAEVARGAKLKCSKCNLKGAALGCYVKSCRRTYHVPCAMDISDCRWDHEDFLLLCPVHSNVKFPCEKIRSKKQATQKHPTLSHLPSHHSNPLEASHDDDVKLVFCGSALSNEEKVLLINYASKVGATVTKFWTSNVTHVIAATDAHGACSRTLKVLMAILNGRWVLKMDWIKACMEEVNPVEEEPYEINLDNQGCQGGPKAGRLRALANEPKLFNGLKFYFSGDYVSTYKEDLEELIEVGGGTVLRSKEELESQRHECKGDSSQLLIVYNLDPPQGCKLGEEVSILWQRLNDAEDLAANTLQVIGHTWILESIAACKLQPFVN